In Nocardia asteroides, a single genomic region encodes these proteins:
- a CDS encoding aquaporin, which produces MSPTAQEIVEEVVEQRPIPDVKKWGAEAFGTFILVIGGVGTAVLAGQRVGALGVALAFGLTLLFLVYAIGPISGCHVNPAVTLGQLLLGRLGVVSAVGYWIAQLIGGLLAGLVLFALAKNLPSYDRAADGLGANGWGAHSPSATTGPLGMVVIEDGYGLAATIIVEVMLTALLVFVVLASTDQLSDLPLAGISIGFTLAVIHLISIPVDNTSVNPARSIAVAPYQDGAMGQLWAFIVFPLLGGVLGALLYGLLFGRSRDMIS; this is translated from the coding sequence ATGTCTCCCACGGCGCAGGAAATCGTCGAAGAAGTAGTCGAGCAGCGGCCGATTCCCGATGTGAAGAAGTGGGGTGCCGAGGCGTTCGGCACCTTCATCCTGGTGATCGGCGGTGTCGGCACCGCTGTGCTGGCCGGTCAGCGGGTCGGCGCGCTGGGGGTCGCGCTCGCCTTCGGACTCACCCTGCTTTTCCTGGTCTACGCGATCGGGCCGATCTCCGGTTGCCACGTGAACCCCGCGGTGACCCTCGGGCAACTGCTGCTCGGCAGGCTCGGCGTGGTCAGCGCGGTCGGGTACTGGATCGCCCAGCTGATCGGCGGGCTGCTGGCCGGGCTGGTGCTCTTCGCGCTGGCGAAGAACCTGCCCAGTTACGACCGCGCCGCCGACGGCCTCGGCGCCAACGGCTGGGGCGCGCACAGCCCGTCGGCCACCACCGGCCCGCTCGGCATGGTGGTGATCGAGGACGGCTACGGCCTGGCCGCGACGATCATCGTCGAGGTGATGCTCACGGCGCTGCTGGTGTTCGTGGTGCTTGCCTCCACCGACCAGCTCTCCGACCTGCCGCTGGCGGGCATCTCCATCGGCTTCACCCTCGCCGTGATCCACCTGATCTCGATCCCGGTGGACAACACCTCGGTGAACCCGGCGCGCAGCATCGCGGTCGCGCCGTACCAGGACGGCGCGATGGGGCAGCTCTGGGCGTTCATCGTGTTCCCGCTGCTCGGCGGGGTGCTCGGCGCGCTGCTGTACGGGCTGCTCTTCGGCCGCTCGCGGGACATGATCTCCTGA
- a CDS encoding alpha-E domain-containing protein, translating to MLARNAESLYWIGRYVERADDTARILDVAVHQLLEDATVDPDRTSRLLLRVLGIEPPAGVLDVWSVTELVAFSHAHGGSIVDSVAKARENARGAREVTSGEMWECLNATYNGLAAAESAARGLGPHEFFHFVKDRAAMFAGLSDSTLSRDDGYRFLLLGRAIERVDMTVRLLLSRAGDRTSSPAWVTVLRSAGAHDTYLRTHRGALDANLVAEFILLDRLFPRSVFHSVQVAEACLAELDQRPSSRVGARHEAQRLLGRARSELEFLAPGVLLENLQARLLSLQRTCREVSEAVALQYFHAAPWVAWTDLQVSHDQRVGVEGEL from the coding sequence ATGCTGGCCAGGAACGCGGAATCGCTCTACTGGATCGGCCGCTACGTGGAGCGCGCCGACGACACCGCCCGGATCCTCGACGTCGCGGTGCACCAGCTGCTGGAGGACGCCACCGTCGACCCGGACCGCACCTCGCGGCTGCTGCTCCGGGTGCTCGGCATCGAGCCGCCCGCCGGGGTGCTCGACGTCTGGTCGGTGACCGAGCTGGTGGCGTTCAGCCACGCGCACGGCGGCTCGATCGTCGATTCGGTCGCGAAGGCGAGGGAGAACGCGCGCGGCGCGCGGGAGGTGACCTCGGGGGAGATGTGGGAGTGCCTGAATGCCACCTACAACGGGCTGGCCGCCGCCGAGTCCGCGGCGCGCGGCCTCGGCCCGCACGAGTTCTTCCACTTCGTGAAGGACCGCGCGGCCATGTTCGCCGGGCTCTCCGACTCCACCCTCAGCCGCGACGACGGCTATCGCTTCCTGCTGCTCGGCCGGGCCATCGAGCGGGTCGACATGACGGTGCGGCTGCTGCTCTCCCGCGCGGGCGACCGCACGTCGTCGCCCGCCTGGGTGACGGTGCTGCGCTCGGCGGGCGCGCACGACACCTACCTGCGCACGCACCGCGGCGCGCTGGACGCCAACCTGGTGGCCGAGTTCATCCTGCTCGACCGGCTCTTCCCGCGCTCGGTGTTCCACTCGGTGCAGGTGGCCGAGGCCTGCCTGGCCGAGTTGGACCAGCGGCCGAGCAGCCGGGTCGGGGCGCGGCACGAGGCGCAGCGGCTGCTCGGCCGGGCCCGCAGCGAGCTGGAGTTCCTGGCGCCGGGGGTGCTGCTGGAGAACCTGCAGGCCCGGCTGCTCTCGCTGCAGCGCACCTGCCGCGAGGTGAGCGAGGCGGTGGCGCTGCAGTACTTCCACGCGGCGCCCTGGGTGGCCTGGACCGACCTGCAGGTCAGCCACGATCAGCGGGTCGGCGTGGAGGGGGAGCTATGA
- a CDS encoding transglutaminase family protein, with protein sequence MSWRTRVVHTTDYVYEAPVTRSFNEARLTPRGDHRQNVVLNRVETVPATRSYRYTDYWGTAVTTFDLHAPHTELQVIGSSVVETDPFPGPAEELSWAELRTDAVIDRFDELLAPTPYVPLDDDLRAVAEQLARTDSPAKAVVRAAEWVYREMDYTPASTSVHTSAVQAFAERRGVCQDYAHLTLLLLRAMRIPSRYVSGYLHPQPSAEIGATVEGQSHAWIEAWTGQWWGYDPTNDIAINEQHVAVGVGRDYSDVPPLKGIFSGGGSTDMRVVVEITRLA encoded by the coding sequence ATGAGCTGGCGGACCAGGGTGGTGCACACCACCGACTACGTGTACGAAGCGCCGGTCACCCGGTCGTTCAACGAGGCGAGGCTGACCCCGCGCGGCGACCACAGGCAGAACGTGGTGCTGAACCGGGTCGAGACGGTGCCCGCCACCCGTTCCTACCGGTACACCGACTACTGGGGCACCGCGGTGACCACCTTCGACCTGCACGCGCCGCACACCGAGCTGCAGGTGATCGGCTCCTCGGTGGTGGAGACCGACCCCTTCCCCGGCCCGGCCGAGGAGCTGAGCTGGGCCGAGCTGCGCACCGACGCGGTGATCGACCGCTTCGACGAGCTGCTCGCGCCGACGCCCTACGTCCCGCTCGACGACGACCTGCGCGCGGTCGCCGAGCAGCTCGCGCGCACCGACTCGCCGGCCAAGGCGGTGGTGCGCGCGGCCGAGTGGGTGTACCGGGAGATGGACTACACCCCGGCCAGCACCTCGGTGCACACCTCGGCTGTGCAGGCCTTCGCCGAGCGCCGCGGCGTCTGCCAGGACTACGCGCACCTGACCCTGCTGCTGCTGCGCGCCATGCGCATCCCGAGCCGGTACGTCTCCGGGTACCTGCACCCGCAGCCGTCGGCGGAGATCGGGGCCACCGTCGAGGGGCAGTCGCACGCCTGGATCGAGGCATGGACCGGCCAGTGGTGGGGGTACGACCCGACCAACGACATCGCCATCAACGAGCAGCACGTCGCGGTCGGCGTCGGCCGCGACTACTCCGACGTGCCGCCGCTGAAGGGCATCTTCTCCGGCGGCGGCTCGACCGATATGCGCGTGGTGGTGGAGATCACCCGGCTCGCGTAG
- a CDS encoding type II toxin-antitoxin system PemK/MazF family toxin, whose protein sequence is MARTWNSIGKQLGIIAKQQGPKIVRQHGPKIAERLLGSLSGARRKNVSVRPTASVPVPTAERARQVVYAPQLDGRADPGEIVWTWVPFEEDPSNGKDRPVLVVGRDRRTLLGLMLSSKAERAHDSDWIGIGSGNWDHDGRPSWVRLDRVLDVPEDGIRREGAVLARKTFDLVAHRLVAEYGWH, encoded by the coding sequence ATGGCCCGCACGTGGAACTCCATCGGCAAGCAGCTCGGCATCATCGCGAAGCAGCAGGGCCCGAAGATCGTCCGGCAGCACGGACCGAAAATCGCGGAGCGGCTGCTCGGTTCACTCTCCGGTGCTCGGCGCAAGAACGTCTCGGTGCGACCCACCGCCTCGGTGCCGGTGCCGACCGCGGAGCGCGCGCGGCAGGTCGTCTACGCCCCGCAGCTGGACGGCCGCGCCGACCCCGGCGAGATCGTCTGGACCTGGGTGCCCTTCGAGGAGGACCCGAGCAACGGCAAGGACCGCCCGGTGCTTGTGGTCGGCCGGGACCGGCGCACGCTGCTCGGGCTGATGCTCTCCTCGAAGGCCGAGCGCGCGCACGATTCGGACTGGATCGGCATCGGCAGCGGCAACTGGGACCACGACGGCAGGCCGAGCTGGGTCCGGCTGGACCGGGTGCTCGACGTGCCGGAGGACGGGATCAGGCGCGAGGGCGCGGTGCTCGCCCGCAAGACCTTCGACCTGGTCGCGCACCGGCTGGTCGCCGAGTACGGCTGGCACTGA